Proteins encoded by one window of Sorangium aterium:
- a CDS encoding cadmium resistance transporter, whose amino-acid sequence MEQILPILGVSVVVFVSTNIDDILLLSAFFADPGFTPAQVMAGQFLGNAALVIASVACALLAVRVPDGWIGLLGLAPLALGLRGLWALRRGSRAREAGVADEADAADSAREHHGSASRFKVIAVASVTLANGGDNLGVYIPLFSSSPAHIPLHAAVFAAMTGAWCALGHRLVNHPILGTRIRRYGRSALPFVLIGFGLWILSDALVLVRAG is encoded by the coding sequence ATGGAGCAGATCCTTCCGATCCTCGGGGTGAGCGTCGTCGTGTTCGTGTCCACGAACATCGATGACATCCTCCTTCTCTCGGCCTTCTTCGCGGATCCAGGCTTTACCCCCGCCCAGGTGATGGCCGGCCAGTTCTTGGGCAATGCGGCGCTCGTGATCGCGAGCGTCGCGTGTGCGCTGCTCGCGGTCCGCGTGCCGGACGGATGGATCGGCCTGCTCGGCCTGGCTCCCCTCGCGCTCGGCCTGCGCGGCCTCTGGGCGCTCCGGCGGGGCTCCAGGGCGAGGGAAGCAGGCGTGGCGGACGAAGCAGACGCAGCAGACAGCGCGCGCGAGCACCATGGCAGCGCGTCGCGCTTCAAGGTGATCGCCGTGGCGAGTGTGACCCTCGCGAACGGCGGGGACAACCTCGGCGTTTATATCCCGCTGTTCTCCAGCTCCCCGGCGCACATCCCGCTTCATGCTGCCGTGTTCGCGGCCATGACCGGCGCCTGGTGCGCGCTCGGACACCGACTTGTCAACCACCCGATCCTGGGCACGCGCATCCGGCGTTACGGCCGTTCGGCGCTGCCGTTCGTGTTGATCGGCTTCGGGCTCTGGATCCTGTCCGACGCCCTCGTGCTCGTCCGTGCAGGGTAG
- a CDS encoding cellulose binding domain-containing protein, with product MSIFIALSTCGHSSDSLAGAADFTVHYSNYDAAAPNDSIIEAGIKIRNNTAVSIPLSSIVIRYWFTKDSATTVTPACWWWSPGCSRVTLTTGTVSYTGADRYVQIGFTSAAGSLAAGATTQPIDLGIEFNTNVVETDDYSYGSQTTFSNSSRITVHDAGSAPTGGLRSGTPPSGSVSPPPAPISLTATASSASAISLSWAASSGATSYDVYRSTTSGFTPGAGNRIASGVTSTSYNSTGLAASTTYYYKVTALNAGGASAASNQASATTRAGSAVTAEFFDDFSYNGTSDANFTSWWSVRSWSGAPGVSGAAWLESNVSMVADPQSSTNKLMRLKASTSGTGGTTSQAEVITHAQKFRFGTYAARVKFNDTPLSGTRFYADKPVETFFTLTEWAAGDPDYSEQDFEYMPNGGWGQGNTSTMWLTSWETSDVNVSNSVSANFNGFHTLVVQVTSASISYYIDGVHRATHGSMYAPEVDQFIFFNLWYDELDAAKGSSRTYNEDVDWVYFAEDAILSSAEVDAKITSLRSSSISRRDTVP from the coding sequence TTGAGCATCTTCATCGCGCTCTCGACTTGCGGTCACTCGAGCGATAGCCTCGCCGGAGCGGCCGACTTTACCGTTCATTACAGCAACTATGACGCCGCCGCGCCGAACGACTCCATCATCGAGGCCGGGATAAAAATCCGCAACAACACCGCTGTCTCGATACCGCTGAGCAGCATCGTCATACGCTACTGGTTCACGAAAGACAGCGCGACGACCGTGACCCCGGCGTGCTGGTGGTGGAGCCCTGGCTGCAGTCGAGTTACGCTGACGACCGGGACCGTGTCCTACACGGGCGCCGATCGCTACGTGCAGATCGGCTTCACCAGCGCCGCCGGAAGCCTGGCTGCGGGGGCGACGACCCAGCCGATCGACCTCGGGATCGAGTTCAACACGAACGTCGTCGAGACCGACGATTACTCGTATGGAAGCCAGACGACCTTCTCCAACTCTAGCCGTATCACCGTGCACGACGCCGGCTCCGCGCCCACGGGCGGCTTGCGCAGCGGTACGCCGCCGAGCGGCAGCGTGTCGCCGCCTCCGGCGCCGATCTCCCTGACGGCCACGGCGTCGAGCGCAAGCGCGATCTCCCTGAGCTGGGCGGCGAGCAGCGGTGCGACGAGCTATGACGTCTACCGATCGACCACGTCGGGTTTCACGCCTGGCGCGGGGAACCGCATCGCCAGCGGCGTGACCTCTACCAGCTACAACAGCACCGGCCTGGCGGCGTCGACCACCTACTATTACAAGGTCACGGCCCTGAACGCGGGCGGCGCGTCTGCCGCCTCCAATCAGGCGAGCGCGACGACCCGGGCCGGCAGCGCGGTCACGGCCGAGTTCTTCGACGATTTCAGCTACAACGGGACCAGCGACGCCAACTTCACGAGCTGGTGGTCGGTGCGGAGCTGGTCGGGGGCGCCGGGCGTGAGCGGCGCGGCGTGGCTGGAATCCAACGTTTCGATGGTCGCTGACCCGCAGAGCTCCACGAACAAGCTGATGCGTCTCAAGGCGAGCACGAGCGGCACCGGAGGGACCACGTCGCAGGCCGAGGTGATCACCCATGCCCAGAAGTTCCGCTTCGGCACCTACGCTGCGAGGGTCAAGTTCAACGACACCCCGCTGTCCGGCACGCGCTTTTACGCCGACAAGCCCGTCGAGACCTTCTTCACCTTGACCGAGTGGGCCGCCGGCGACCCGGACTACTCGGAGCAGGATTTCGAGTACATGCCCAACGGCGGTTGGGGCCAGGGCAACACGAGCACGATGTGGCTGACCTCGTGGGAGACGTCGGACGTGAACGTCTCGAACTCGGTCTCCGCGAACTTCAACGGCTTTCACACGCTCGTTGTCCAGGTCACCAGCGCCTCCATCAGCTATTACATCGATGGAGTGCATCGCGCGACGCACGGTTCCATGTACGCTCCAGAAGTGGATCAATTCATCTTCTTCAACCTCTGGTACGATGAGCTCGACGCCGCGAAGGGCAGCTCGCGGACATACAACGAGGACGTCGACTGGGTCTACTTCGCCGAGGACGCGATCCTGTCGTCCGCCGAGGTCGACGCGAAGATAACTAGCCTTCGGTCTTCGTCGATCTCCCGTCGGGACACGGTGCCTTAG
- a CDS encoding serine/threonine-protein kinase — MSLSLDDGMLFAGRYRVVRGIASGAMGAVYEVLHIETERRRALKVMHSHLADNPEFQARFKLEARVAARIESDHIVEVFDAGIDAETGKPFLVMELLRGTLLNERLRHAGRLPPEEAVAFLRQTAVALDKTHAAGVVHRDLKPANLFLAETDDGAPRIKVLDFGIAKLVVETATDSAATAVLGTPLYMAPEQFSGESVSRAADIFALGMIAYTLLVGKAYWLNDRRKYDSALAFATLAVNGPKEPASARADAEGVKLPPAFDAWFTKVTARAPEARFATASAAVEALAEVFDLPAAPVRSSRLLSAEAPSGGGPPISRSSSPPSGVQLPAAAVVTALPPTKQRSRAAITVAVLVLLGGGVGAFASLSRGALPADRSAEPAQTAGDARSPASAPPEVHPTPPLPEASATATAPGVATPAPAASVPVGEGSRALAPATGAASASPPPALGSRRRLAPARSAAEPSPEVLYKPD, encoded by the coding sequence ATGTCGCTGAGTCTGGACGACGGGATGCTGTTTGCTGGCAGGTACCGCGTGGTGCGCGGAATCGCCAGCGGCGCGATGGGCGCGGTCTACGAGGTTCTGCACATCGAGACGGAGCGCCGGCGGGCGCTCAAAGTGATGCACTCGCACCTCGCCGACAACCCCGAGTTCCAAGCCCGGTTCAAGCTGGAGGCGCGCGTCGCCGCGCGCATCGAGAGCGACCACATCGTGGAGGTGTTCGACGCCGGGATCGACGCCGAGACCGGCAAGCCGTTCCTCGTGATGGAGCTGCTCCGCGGCACGCTGCTCAACGAGCGCCTCCGCCACGCAGGGCGCCTGCCGCCGGAAGAGGCCGTCGCCTTCCTGCGCCAGACCGCCGTCGCCCTCGACAAGACACACGCCGCCGGGGTCGTCCACCGCGACCTCAAGCCTGCCAACCTCTTCCTGGCCGAGACCGACGACGGGGCGCCGCGAATCAAGGTGCTCGACTTCGGCATTGCCAAGCTCGTCGTCGAGACGGCGACGGACTCGGCGGCGACCGCGGTCCTCGGCACGCCGCTCTACATGGCGCCCGAGCAATTCAGCGGCGAGTCGGTCTCGCGGGCTGCCGACATCTTCGCCCTCGGCATGATCGCGTACACGCTCCTCGTCGGCAAAGCGTACTGGCTGAACGACAGGCGGAAGTACGACAGTGCGCTCGCCTTCGCGACCCTCGCCGTGAACGGCCCGAAGGAGCCCGCGTCCGCGCGCGCGGACGCCGAGGGGGTGAAGCTGCCCCCGGCCTTCGACGCGTGGTTCACCAAGGTGACGGCCCGCGCCCCCGAGGCGCGCTTCGCCACCGCTTCGGCCGCAGTCGAGGCGCTCGCCGAGGTCTTCGACCTGCCCGCCGCGCCGGTGCGATCATCGCGCCTGCTCTCCGCGGAGGCGCCGAGCGGAGGTGGACCCCCGATCTCCCGCTCCTCGTCGCCGCCGAGCGGCGTCCAGCTCCCGGCCGCCGCCGTGGTGACCGCGCTGCCTCCGACGAAGCAACGGAGCCGAGCCGCGATCACCGTCGCGGTGCTCGTCCTCCTCGGGGGCGGCGTTGGCGCCTTCGCCTCGCTGAGCCGCGGCGCGCTCCCCGCCGACAGGAGCGCGGAGCCCGCGCAGACCGCGGGGGACGCGCGCTCGCCCGCCTCCGCGCCCCCTGAAGTCCATCCGACGCCGCCTCTCCCCGAGGCCTCGGCGACAGCCACGGCGCCGGGCGTCGCGACGCCCGCTCCCGCGGCCTCCGTGCCGGTGGGCGAGGGCAGCCGCGCGCTCGCCCCCGCGACGGGGGCGGCGAGCGCGTCGCCGCCGCCGGCGCTCGGCTCACGGCGCAGGCTCGCGCCGGCCAGGTCGGCCGCAGAGCCGAGCCCTGAGGTGCTGTACAAGCCGGACTGA
- a CDS encoding glycosyl hydrolase family 18 protein, translating into MDQNESAACADFPEWQEGQPYAAGDIVNYEGSAYIAKYDNPGFIPTVSTYFWEPYSGCSDSSEPTEGSSSEPTEGSSSEPTEGSSSEPTEGSSSEPTEGSSSEPTEGSSSEPTEGSSPEPTEGSCSYPQWQEGQPYAAGDIVNYEGSAYIAKYDNPGFIPTVSTYFWEPYSGCSDSPGDDGRPRAAFGLPQKVVAGYYPNWTEAPVRIRDINSNYNVIYLFAAKPFGGSPGTTGAVYWEAPGDGKGAATNLNADIEYARTIQDRRIILSVGGAKNGMSFPTRKKSETFVNSVIGIYDRLGGFDGLDWNTFEADQAPDTSEMIWISQELKRRIPGFIITAPPAPWNSRDKTFCQQMVDAGALDYAAPQYYDGPELAEQSYIVNSVNEWVSLLGPTHVVVGFGISDRQYYMSIDEAIPTWNQVESNHPALRGVFDWEINIDESKGWQFANGVGPLVTD; encoded by the coding sequence GTGGATCAGAACGAATCCGCCGCGTGCGCAGACTTTCCGGAGTGGCAGGAGGGTCAGCCGTATGCCGCGGGGGACATCGTGAATTACGAGGGGTCGGCCTACATCGCCAAGTACGACAATCCCGGCTTCATCCCGACCGTCAGCACGTACTTCTGGGAGCCATACTCCGGCTGCAGCGACAGCTCCGAGCCCACCGAGGGCTCCAGCTCCGAGCCCACCGAGGGCTCCAGCTCCGAGCCCACCGAGGGCTCCAGCTCCGAGCCCACCGAGGGCTCCAGCTCCGAGCCCACCGAGGGCTCCAGCTCCGAGCCCACCGAGGGCTCCAGTTCCGAGCCCACCGAGGGCTCCAGCCCCGAGCCCACCGAGGGCTCGTGCAGCTATCCGCAATGGCAAGAGGGTCAGCCGTATGCCGCGGGGGACATCGTGAATTACGAGGGGTCGGCCTACATCGCCAAGTACGACAATCCCGGCTTCATCCCGACCGTCAGCACGTACTTCTGGGAGCCGTACTCCGGCTGCAGCGACAGCCCCGGCGACGACGGCAGACCCCGCGCGGCCTTTGGGCTCCCCCAAAAGGTCGTCGCTGGCTACTACCCCAACTGGACGGAAGCGCCCGTCCGCATCCGGGACATCAACAGCAATTACAACGTGATCTATCTCTTTGCCGCGAAGCCCTTCGGAGGATCGCCCGGCACCACGGGCGCCGTCTACTGGGAGGCGCCGGGTGATGGCAAGGGAGCAGCGACGAACCTGAACGCCGACATCGAGTACGCACGGACGATCCAGGATCGCAGGATCATCCTCTCCGTCGGCGGCGCCAAAAATGGTATGAGCTTCCCGACACGCAAGAAGTCGGAGACGTTCGTCAATAGCGTGATCGGGATCTACGACCGCCTGGGTGGGTTCGACGGCCTCGACTGGAACACCTTCGAGGCCGATCAGGCCCCCGACACCTCCGAGATGATCTGGATCAGCCAGGAGCTGAAGCGGCGCATCCCCGGCTTCATCATCACCGCGCCTCCGGCCCCCTGGAACAGCCGCGACAAGACGTTTTGCCAGCAGATGGTGGACGCCGGCGCCTTGGACTACGCGGCCCCGCAGTACTACGATGGCCCCGAGCTCGCCGAGCAGTCTTACATCGTGAACAGCGTGAACGAGTGGGTCTCGCTGCTCGGTCCGACGCACGTCGTCGTGGGGTTCGGGATCTCGGACCGGCAATACTACATGTCGATCGACGAGGCGATCCCCACGTGGAATCAAGTCGAGAGCAACCACCCGGCGCTCCGCGGCGTGTTCGACTGGGAGATCAACATCGACGAGAGCAAGGGGTGGCAGTTCGCCAACGGCGTGGGACCTCTCGTCACGGACTGA
- a CDS encoding glycoside hydrolase family 11 protein produces the protein MKILVSSRWSLGTLAACLAAAAFTGCSGSGEGKDEDGSGGSIAGSTGASGSGGQPGAGGTGAASATTGGVTGSGGGSSSGGPPGAGGATGGGGSTGDGGSTGEGGGSTGSGANTCPPATPLTGGREYCSNSRGNAGNGYGYELWAEGGGKGCMTVHGVDAAFSAEWNNVEDFLARVGLDFNQTQKHTQIGTVSAEFAHTKTEEDGGLTYIGIYGWTVNPLREFYILDDWGSEKPAGFSSDGTPRDEVGTLTADGETYDVWKKTRVNKPAITGASATFDQYFSIRRTARTCGTISVSEHFTKWEALGLSLGNLHEIKLLVESQNNSGTVKFTTAKFVVKK, from the coding sequence ATGAAGATTCTCGTCTCGTCCCGCTGGTCGCTGGGTACACTCGCCGCTTGCCTGGCTGCCGCGGCGTTCACGGGCTGTTCCGGCTCCGGGGAAGGGAAGGACGAAGACGGGAGCGGCGGATCGATCGCAGGATCCACCGGCGCGAGCGGAAGCGGTGGTCAACCGGGCGCCGGGGGCACGGGCGCTGCCTCCGCTACTACCGGAGGCGTCACGGGGAGCGGCGGCGGGAGCAGCAGCGGTGGACCCCCGGGTGCGGGCGGAGCGACGGGTGGAGGTGGATCCACCGGCGACGGCGGGTCCACCGGCGAGGGCGGCGGGTCCACGGGCAGCGGCGCGAACACCTGCCCGCCAGCGACACCCCTGACCGGAGGCAGGGAGTATTGCTCGAACAGCCGAGGCAATGCGGGCAATGGTTATGGTTATGAGCTCTGGGCGGAGGGAGGCGGGAAGGGCTGCATGACCGTGCACGGCGTCGACGCCGCGTTCAGTGCGGAATGGAACAACGTCGAGGATTTCTTGGCGCGCGTCGGGCTCGACTTCAACCAGACCCAGAAGCACACCCAGATCGGCACCGTATCGGCGGAGTTCGCGCATACCAAGACGGAGGAGGACGGCGGCTTGACGTACATCGGCATCTACGGCTGGACCGTCAACCCGCTGCGCGAGTTCTACATCCTCGACGACTGGGGCAGCGAAAAGCCGGCAGGCTTCTCTTCCGACGGGACGCCGCGGGACGAGGTAGGAACGCTCACTGCCGATGGTGAGACCTACGACGTGTGGAAGAAGACCCGCGTGAACAAGCCGGCCATCACGGGCGCGAGCGCGACGTTCGATCAATATTTCAGCATCCGGCGGACGGCTCGCACGTGCGGCACCATCTCCGTCTCCGAACACTTCACCAAGTGGGAAGCGCTCGGCCTTTCCCTGGGGAATCTGCACGAGATCAAGCTGCTGGTCGAGTCCCAGAACAACAGCGGGACAGTCAAGTTCACGACGGCGAAGTTCGTCGTGAAAAAATGA
- a CDS encoding heavy metal translocating P-type ATPase, whose amino-acid sequence MATIPQPVQPTSAKAAPAAPAAQGARTELPVQGMTCAACVRRVEKALRAAPGVQDAAVNLVTRRATITYDAQATTPAALASAIVEAGYEVPEVPPAASVAEAAPITDLPAETQTNGAPATPPIAGVRAASTAPERLAATADAPPPRQQSGAAERAAAMDAAEAKEQRTLRRDVAIAALLTAPLLVVAMSHGAIPALEGASARWLSLALATIVVFGPGRRFFRLAWSALRHRAADMNTLVSLGTGAAWLYSTAAVAAPGLFPHAEHGHAPPVYFEAAAAIVTFVLLGKLLETRARKRLADAVRGLVALQPKTARRVRGDAEDEVPASSLGPGDLVRVRPGERIATDGEVVDGASAVDEAMLTGESMPVDKTVGSAVLGGTLNQSGALTFRVTKTGADTALARIVEAVEQAQGSRAPIARLADVVSGVFVPVVLGVAALAFAAWLAIDPTAAGLATAVERFVAVLVIACPCALGLATPAAVAVGTGRGAELGVLVKGGAALEAASRVDTVLLDKTGTLTSGRPELTDVVDLAGHGEAALLGLVAGAERESEHPVARAIVDGARGRGIGVAPASAFRAEIGHGIEARVSGRLVRVGTAAWLQRAGIDTAALEAEADRLARLGRTPSFVAVDGRLTGLVAVADRPTEEARRAVAAMAELGVEVAMVTGDRAGAARAVADELGIRAVFAEVRPEDKARIVREQRAAGRRVAMVGDGINDAPALAGADVGIALGSGTDIAVASADVALIRGGIAGLPVALGLARATLRTIRQNLFWAFIYNVIGIPIAAGLLYPLTGWLLSPVLASAAMSLSSVSVLGNSLRLRAFGRP is encoded by the coding sequence ATGGCGACGATTCCCCAGCCCGTGCAGCCGACCAGCGCGAAGGCCGCGCCCGCCGCGCCCGCCGCGCAGGGCGCCCGGACGGAGCTTCCGGTGCAGGGCATGACCTGCGCGGCGTGCGTGCGCCGCGTCGAGAAGGCGCTGCGCGCCGCGCCCGGCGTCCAGGATGCGGCCGTCAACCTCGTGACCCGGCGCGCGACGATCACCTACGACGCGCAGGCGACCACGCCGGCCGCGCTCGCCAGCGCCATCGTGGAGGCGGGATACGAGGTGCCCGAGGTCCCTCCGGCGGCCAGCGTCGCTGAAGCCGCGCCGATCACCGACCTTCCCGCAGAAACGCAGACCAACGGCGCCCCCGCAACCCCGCCGATCGCCGGCGTCCGCGCGGCCTCCACGGCGCCCGAGCGCCTGGCAGCGACGGCGGACGCCCCACCGCCGCGCCAGCAATCGGGCGCGGCCGAGCGCGCCGCCGCCATGGACGCGGCCGAGGCGAAGGAGCAGCGGACGCTCCGGCGCGACGTCGCGATCGCCGCGCTGCTCACCGCGCCGCTGCTCGTCGTGGCCATGTCCCACGGCGCGATCCCGGCGCTCGAAGGCGCCTCCGCGCGCTGGCTCTCGCTCGCGCTCGCGACGATCGTGGTCTTCGGGCCGGGGCGCCGGTTCTTTCGCCTGGCCTGGAGCGCGCTCCGGCACCGCGCCGCGGACATGAACACCCTCGTGAGCCTCGGGACCGGCGCCGCCTGGCTCTACTCGACCGCCGCGGTCGCGGCCCCCGGCCTCTTCCCGCACGCCGAGCACGGCCACGCGCCGCCCGTCTACTTCGAGGCCGCGGCCGCGATCGTCACCTTCGTGCTGCTCGGGAAGCTCCTCGAGACGCGCGCGCGGAAGCGGCTCGCCGACGCGGTGCGCGGGCTCGTGGCGCTCCAGCCGAAGACCGCCCGGCGCGTCCGCGGCGACGCCGAGGACGAGGTGCCCGCCTCCTCGCTCGGACCGGGCGACCTCGTGCGGGTGCGGCCCGGCGAGCGCATCGCGACCGACGGCGAGGTGGTCGACGGCGCGTCCGCGGTCGACGAGGCGATGCTCACCGGCGAGAGCATGCCCGTCGACAAGACGGTGGGCTCGGCCGTGCTCGGCGGGACGCTCAACCAGAGCGGCGCCCTCACCTTCCGCGTCACGAAGACCGGCGCGGACACCGCGCTCGCGCGCATCGTCGAGGCCGTCGAGCAGGCGCAGGGGTCGCGCGCGCCGATCGCGCGCCTCGCCGACGTGGTGAGCGGCGTCTTCGTGCCCGTCGTGCTCGGCGTCGCAGCGCTCGCCTTCGCCGCGTGGCTCGCGATCGACCCCACCGCCGCGGGGCTCGCCACGGCGGTCGAGCGGTTCGTCGCCGTGCTCGTGATCGCGTGCCCGTGCGCGCTCGGGCTGGCCACGCCGGCCGCCGTGGCCGTCGGGACAGGGCGCGGCGCGGAGCTCGGCGTCCTGGTCAAGGGCGGCGCGGCGCTCGAGGCGGCGAGCCGCGTCGACACGGTGCTGCTCGACAAGACAGGGACCCTGACGTCGGGCCGGCCCGAGCTCACGGACGTCGTGGACCTCGCGGGCCACGGCGAGGCGGCGCTCCTCGGCCTCGTGGCGGGCGCCGAGCGCGAGAGCGAGCACCCGGTGGCGCGGGCGATCGTCGACGGCGCCCGCGGCCGCGGGATCGGCGTGGCGCCCGCCTCGGCGTTCCGCGCGGAGATCGGCCACGGCATCGAGGCGCGCGTCTCGGGGCGCCTTGTGCGCGTCGGGACGGCGGCGTGGCTGCAGCGGGCGGGCATCGACACGGCCGCGCTGGAGGCCGAGGCCGATCGCCTGGCCAGGCTGGGCCGCACGCCGTCGTTCGTGGCCGTCGACGGGCGGCTCACGGGGCTCGTCGCGGTCGCCGACCGGCCCACGGAGGAGGCGCGCCGCGCCGTCGCGGCCATGGCTGAGCTCGGCGTCGAGGTGGCGATGGTGACCGGCGATCGGGCGGGCGCCGCGCGCGCCGTCGCCGATGAGCTCGGCATCCGGGCCGTGTTCGCGGAGGTGAGGCCCGAGGACAAGGCGAGGATCGTCCGCGAGCAGCGGGCCGCCGGCCGCAGGGTGGCCATGGTCGGCGACGGAATCAACGACGCACCCGCGCTCGCCGGCGCGGACGTGGGGATCGCCCTGGGCAGCGGCACGGACATCGCGGTGGCGTCAGCGGACGTGGCGCTGATCCGCGGCGGGATCGCGGGCCTGCCGGTGGCGCTCGGGCTCGCCCGCGCCACCCTGAGGACGATCCGGCAGAACCTGTTCTGGGCGTTCATCTACAACGTGATCGGCATCCCGATCGCGGCGGGGCTGCTGTACCCGCTGACCGGATGGCTCCTCTCGCCGGTCCTCGCGAGCGCGGCGATGTCGCTGTCGAGCGTGTCGGTGCTCGGCAACTCCCTCCGGCTCCGCGCGTTCGGTCGGCCGTAG
- a CDS encoding sigma 54-interacting transcriptional regulator has translation MPPLSDDDAASTELLPGPVRPATATAESFALSVMAGPDEGRRFTVAPGLPSRVLAGTSPACDIPLTDRLVSRRHAAFELAGARLRVTDLGSTNGTFVQGIRVGDAYLQGSELVRIGETVLRVEALGLTQAAELSPAVQFGRLLGASEEMRRLYPLCERLAASSVPVVIEGETGTGKEVLAEALHEQGPRAAGPFVVFDCTAVPPTLVESALFGHERGAFTGANETRRGVFEEAHGGTLLLDEIGDLDLSLQAKLLRAIQRSEVQRVGSSRWIRVDIRVLAATRRDLEREIQAGRFRDDLFFRLAVARIELPPLRKRRGDVTVLAHHFFQQLAGRGAPFPQGFGERLEDYDWPGNVRELYNAVARRVALGEAAPIETTRAGLASPGAPAPASTRGGAEPGTSGDIVEEILALNLPLPRARERIVDHFERRYVQRVLAQHGGNVSNAAAASGIARRYFQILRARRST, from the coding sequence ATGCCTCCGTTGAGCGACGACGATGCCGCCTCCACCGAACTCCTGCCCGGGCCGGTGCGCCCCGCTACGGCCACGGCCGAGAGCTTCGCCCTCTCCGTCATGGCGGGCCCGGACGAGGGCCGCCGGTTCACGGTGGCGCCGGGGCTGCCCTCGCGCGTGCTCGCCGGCACGAGCCCCGCCTGCGACATTCCCCTCACCGACCGGCTCGTTTCGCGCCGCCACGCCGCCTTCGAGCTCGCCGGCGCCCGGCTCCGCGTCACCGACCTCGGATCGACGAACGGCACCTTCGTCCAGGGGATCCGCGTCGGCGACGCGTACCTCCAGGGCAGCGAGCTCGTCCGGATCGGCGAGACGGTGCTCCGCGTCGAGGCGCTCGGCCTCACGCAGGCGGCCGAGCTGTCGCCCGCCGTGCAGTTCGGCAGGCTCCTAGGCGCCAGCGAGGAGATGCGACGGCTCTATCCGCTGTGCGAGCGCCTGGCGGCCTCGAGCGTCCCCGTCGTCATCGAGGGCGAGACGGGGACCGGCAAGGAGGTGCTCGCGGAGGCGCTCCACGAGCAGGGGCCGCGGGCGGCCGGGCCGTTCGTGGTCTTCGACTGCACCGCGGTGCCGCCGACGCTCGTGGAGTCGGCGCTTTTCGGGCACGAGCGCGGCGCCTTCACCGGCGCGAACGAGACGCGCCGCGGCGTCTTCGAGGAGGCGCACGGCGGCACGCTGCTGCTCGACGAGATCGGCGATCTCGACCTCAGCCTGCAGGCCAAGCTGCTGCGCGCGATCCAGCGATCGGAGGTGCAGCGCGTCGGCTCGAGCCGCTGGATCCGCGTGGACATCCGGGTGCTCGCGGCGACGCGGCGCGATCTCGAGCGTGAGATCCAGGCGGGTCGGTTCCGGGACGATCTGTTCTTCCGGCTCGCGGTGGCCCGGATCGAGCTGCCGCCGCTGCGCAAGCGGCGGGGCGACGTCACGGTGCTCGCGCACCACTTCTTTCAGCAGCTCGCGGGCCGCGGCGCGCCCTTCCCCCAGGGGTTCGGCGAGCGGCTGGAAGACTACGACTGGCCGGGCAACGTGCGCGAGCTCTACAACGCCGTGGCGCGGCGCGTGGCGCTCGGCGAGGCCGCGCCGATCGAGACAACCCGGGCCGGGCTGGCCTCCCCGGGCGCGCCGGCCCCGGCCTCCACGCGCGGAGGCGCGGAGCCCGGGACATCCGGCGACATCGTCGAGGAGATCCTCGCGCTGAACCTGCCCCTGCCGCGCGCGCGGGAGCGGATCGTCGATCACTTCGAGCGGCGCTACGTGCAGCGCGTCCTCGCGCAGCACGGGGGCAACGTCAGCAACGCGGCGGCCGCGTCGGGCATCGCGCGGCGGTACTTCCAGATCCTGCGCGCACGGCGCTCCACCTGA